From Mucilaginibacter rubeus, a single genomic window includes:
- a CDS encoding carbohydrate porin: MKKLILTIIPVLIAGLAFGQDTVKRQRFNFHFQQTTITQYKPSFHADYTGNNSLLTSEETQSSITTTFFGGARLWKGAEAYFNPELSGGSGLSKTLGAAGFPNGETFRVGGAEPKIYIARLYFTQNFEWGKEKDTISDDVNQLAGLKSKRYFSVTVGKFGMADFYDGNEFSHDPRTQFMNWSLMDNGAWDYPANTRGYVLGVHTELGQPNWTLRFAFTMSTTTANGAIWDQKIGKANTQTLEYERRYTLNGQKGTFRILGFRNNGKMGDYRQAIALSPTAPNVDTTQAWGRHKYGFGISADQYLTKDFGVFAKVSYNDGKTETWYFTEIDRSLSLGGVLKGTSWSRGDDELGLAFVANGISNAHRDYLAAGGYGFIIGDGKLNYGTEFIAELDYKINAYQKKFWITPGYQFLLNPAYNKDRGPVNVLSLRAHIEF; this comes from the coding sequence ATGAAGAAACTTATACTTACTATAATACCTGTTTTAATTGCGGGCCTCGCTTTTGGCCAGGACACCGTTAAACGACAGCGCTTTAATTTTCACTTCCAGCAAACTACAATCACCCAGTATAAACCATCATTCCATGCCGATTATACCGGCAATAACAGCTTGCTCACCAGCGAAGAAACGCAAAGTTCTATTACTACTACATTTTTTGGTGGTGCAAGGCTTTGGAAAGGTGCTGAAGCTTATTTTAACCCGGAGCTTTCCGGTGGTTCAGGCCTGAGCAAAACTTTGGGTGCTGCCGGTTTTCCTAACGGTGAAACGTTTCGCGTAGGCGGTGCTGAGCCTAAGATCTATATTGCCCGGTTATATTTTACTCAGAATTTTGAGTGGGGAAAGGAAAAAGATACCATCAGCGATGATGTCAACCAGTTGGCTGGTTTAAAAAGCAAGCGTTATTTTTCGGTCACTGTAGGTAAATTTGGCATGGCCGATTTTTATGACGGCAATGAATTTAGCCATGATCCGCGTACGCAGTTCATGAACTGGAGTTTGATGGATAACGGGGCCTGGGATTACCCGGCCAATACCCGCGGGTATGTTTTAGGCGTGCATACCGAATTAGGTCAGCCAAACTGGACCCTGCGTTTCGCCTTCACCATGTCGACCACTACGGCCAACGGCGCTATTTGGGATCAGAAGATAGGCAAAGCCAATACCCAGACATTAGAATATGAAAGACGATATACGCTTAACGGACAAAAAGGCACTTTCAGGATCCTCGGTTTCCGAAACAACGGTAAAATGGGCGATTATCGCCAGGCTATCGCGCTTAGCCCTACAGCGCCAAACGTTGATACCACACAAGCCTGGGGCAGGCACAAATATGGCTTCGGTATCAGCGCCGACCAATATTTAACTAAAGATTTTGGTGTATTTGCCAAAGTAAGTTACAACGATGGCAAAACCGAAACCTGGTATTTTACCGAAATTGACCGCTCGCTAAGCCTTGGCGGCGTACTTAAAGGTACCTCATGGAGCCGTGGTGATGATGAGCTGGGCCTGGCTTTTGTGGCTAACGGTATCTCAAACGCCCACAGAGATTATCTCGCTGCCGGCGGTTACGGATTTATCATTGGTGATGGTAAGCTAAACTATGGCACCGAGTTTATTGCCGAGCTTGATTATAAGATAAACGCCTATCAAAAGAAATTCTGGATTACTCCAGGTTACCAGTTTTTGCTGAACCCGGCGTATAATAAAGACAGGGGGCCTGTAAACGTGCTTTCGCTAAGGGCTCACATAGAGTTTTAA
- the greA gene encoding transcription elongation factor GreA, with product MAEVSYYTKDGIEKLKEELQRLKTTGRADISKAIAEARDKGDLSENAEYDAAKEAQGLHEAKIAQLQETLANARLLDESKIDTSKVLALSVVKIKNLKNGATMSYQLVSESEADLKTGKISVASPIAKGLLGKKVGEKTEITVPAGKIEFEILEISR from the coding sequence ATGGCAGAGGTATCATACTATACTAAAGACGGTATAGAGAAATTAAAAGAAGAACTACAAAGATTAAAAACAACCGGCCGTGCCGATATATCAAAAGCTATTGCTGAAGCGCGCGACAAAGGTGACCTTTCGGAAAATGCCGAGTACGACGCGGCAAAAGAAGCACAGGGCCTGCACGAGGCTAAAATAGCCCAATTACAGGAAACTTTGGCAAATGCCCGCCTGCTTGACGAATCAAAAATAGATACTTCAAAAGTGCTGGCTTTATCTGTTGTGAAGATTAAAAACCTGAAAAACGGTGCTACTATGAGCTACCAGCTGGTATCAGAGAGCGAAGCCGATCTGAAAACCGGTAAAATTTCAGTAGCATCGCCAATAGCTAAAGGCTTGCTTGGTAAAAAGGTTGGTGAAAAAACCGAGATCACCGTACCAGCAGGTAAAATTGAATTCGAAATCCTGGAGATAAGCAGGTAG
- a CDS encoding HD domain-containing protein: MEHDKLIAATVDFVRDTLKNAEGGHDWWHIHRVWTNAKLINQTEKTDQLVVELAALLHDIADSKFHNGDEEIGPRTAGNYLQSMDVDAGIIEHVQQIIRHMSFKASFDEKSFHSPELEVVQDADRLDAIGAIGIARAFTYGGFKGRELYNPEIEPNLNMTKEEYKNTTAPTINHFYEKLLLLKDKMNTPTGKAIAAQRHAFMEDYLKQFFAECGS, encoded by the coding sequence ATGGAACACGATAAACTGATTGCCGCAACTGTTGATTTTGTACGCGATACCCTCAAGAATGCCGAAGGCGGCCACGACTGGTGGCACATTCATCGCGTTTGGACAAACGCAAAACTCATCAACCAAACAGAAAAAACTGATCAGCTTGTAGTTGAACTTGCTGCTTTGCTGCATGATATTGCAGACAGCAAGTTTCATAACGGCGATGAAGAGATTGGTCCGCGTACTGCCGGTAATTACCTGCAAAGCATGGATGTTGATGCCGGTATTATTGAACATGTACAGCAGATCATCAGGCATATGTCATTCAAAGCAAGCTTTGATGAAAAATCCTTCCATTCGCCCGAGCTGGAGGTTGTACAAGATGCCGACAGGCTTGACGCCATTGGCGCTATTGGTATTGCCCGTGCCTTTACCTATGGTGGCTTCAAAGGTCGGGAACTGTATAACCCGGAAATTGAGCCAAACCTAAACATGACCAAAGAGGAGTACAAAAATACTACAGCCCCTACCATCAATCATTTTTACGAGAAGTTGCTTTTGCTTAAGGATAAGATGAATACCCCCACGGGGAAAGCGATTGCCGCGCAAAGGCACGCGTTTATGGAAGATTATTTGAAACAGTTTTTTGCAGAATGTGGTTCATAG
- a CDS encoding AhpC/TSA family protein: MRKTLVIGWLVLLLAIVGALFWYNELQYQLPTPVPENYKPVKSGTVVSINPRHFKDHSKPLFLHFFNPGCPCSRFNVKQFKAIVEQYRGQVNFAIVIMSNKHFTESEIQDKFGMKLPVIFDPSVAEACGVYSTPQVALIDTENKLYYRGNYNISRYCTDEKTSFAKIAINGLLSNNTRLTFNKLALTSYGCRLPDCHN, encoded by the coding sequence ATGAGGAAAACGTTAGTTATTGGTTGGCTTGTTTTATTACTTGCTATTGTTGGCGCATTATTTTGGTATAATGAGTTGCAATATCAGTTGCCTACGCCGGTACCCGAAAACTATAAACCGGTAAAATCAGGTACAGTTGTTTCCATCAACCCAAGGCATTTTAAAGACCACAGCAAACCTTTGTTTCTGCACTTTTTTAACCCCGGTTGCCCATGCTCAAGGTTTAATGTTAAACAATTTAAAGCTATTGTTGAGCAGTATCGCGGGCAGGTGAACTTCGCTATCGTGATCATGAGCAACAAGCATTTTACCGAAAGCGAGATCCAGGATAAGTTTGGCATGAAACTACCTGTAATATTTGACCCTTCCGTTGCCGAAGCCTGCGGGGTTTACTCTACACCACAGGTTGCGCTGATTGATACTGAGAATAAATTATACTATCGTGGCAACTACAATATAAGCCGTTACTGTACCGACGAGAAAACGAGCTTTGCCAAAATAGCAATTAACGGTTTACTTAGTAACAATACCCGACTCACATTTAATAAATTGGCGCTAACATCATATGGCTGTCGATTGCCCGATTGTCATAATTAA
- a CDS encoding HIT family protein produces the protein MTIFSRIVAGEIPAYKVAENDEFLAFLDIFPLTEGHLLVIPKKEVDYLFDLDDETYTGLQLFAKKVAIGLKEAVPCPRVGVAVMGLDVPHAHIHLIPMNDMSSINFSLPKQKFTPEQFNATANRIRQAIG, from the coding sequence ATGACCATCTTTTCAAGAATAGTTGCGGGCGAAATTCCTGCTTACAAAGTAGCCGAAAACGATGAGTTTCTGGCTTTCCTGGATATTTTTCCGCTTACGGAAGGTCACCTGCTGGTGATCCCTAAAAAAGAGGTTGATTACCTTTTTGACCTGGACGATGAAACCTATACCGGCTTACAGCTATTTGCAAAGAAGGTAGCTATCGGCTTAAAAGAGGCCGTTCCTTGTCCGCGGGTTGGTGTAGCGGTTATGGGTTTGGATGTACCACACGCACATATCCATCTTATCCCGATGAATGATATGAGCAGTATCAATTTTTCGCTCCCTAAGCAAAAATTCACACCGGAGCAATTTAATGCCACCGCCAACAGGATCAGGCAGGCCATTGGATAA
- the tnpA gene encoding IS200/IS605 family transposase, which translates to MPNTYTQLYIHFVFAVKYRQAVINQEWETNLHRYITGIVQNNGHKLIAINSASDHLHLFVGLNPNQSISELIRLVKGDSSEFINKERYTPRKFQWQEGYGAFSNSNSQIDAVVKYILNQKQHHLKRSFREEYLDILKDYSVDYDERYVFKDLLELNLLFPGFG; encoded by the coding sequence ATGCCTAATACCTATACTCAACTATATATTCACTTTGTTTTTGCGGTAAAATACCGCCAGGCTGTTATAAATCAAGAATGGGAAACCAATCTTCACCGTTATATAACAGGGATTGTTCAAAACAATGGCCACAAGCTCATCGCTATAAATTCCGCATCAGATCACCTTCATCTTTTTGTAGGATTAAACCCCAATCAATCCATTTCTGAATTGATACGCCTTGTAAAAGGAGATAGTTCAGAATTTATAAACAAAGAGAGATATACACCACGCAAATTTCAATGGCAGGAAGGATACGGAGCTTTCAGCAATAGTAATTCGCAAATTGATGCTGTGGTAAAGTATATTTTAAATCAGAAGCAGCATCATCTGAAAAGATCGTTCAGGGAAGAGTATTTGGATATTTTGAAAGATTATTCAGTAGATTATGATGAGCGATATGTTTTTAAAGACCTGTTAGAATTAAATTTGCTTTTCCCCGGTTTTGGGTAG
- a CDS encoding class I SAM-dependent RNA methyltransferase, translating into MQVFHTESKIIITCNKRLSPYLQREVEALGYEPVRVFPTGVELKGTVTDTIPLNLNLRCASQVLYSLKTFTARDPKELYDELVSIEWEKLIDFTGYFSVSSNVNNEHILTPLFANVKVKDAIVDRIKSVKGIRPDSGPEVNKAVVHLYWQDDRAEIFLDTSGETLAKHSYRKIPGKAPMLEALAASTIMATKWDMKSTFINPMCGSGTLAIEAALLATDKSPGLFRMNYAFMHILGYDETVFFAERRTLKDKAKKETGFKIIASDISEDAVDIARKNARTAGVEHLIDFAVCDFEDTEVPEQPGIVMFNPEYGERLGVHTKLEITYKRMGDFMKKKCLGYDGYVFTGNPDLAKKIGLKAARKIEFYNGKLDCRLFEYELYLGSKREPKEEN; encoded by the coding sequence ATGCAAGTTTTCCACACCGAAAGTAAAATCATAATTACATGTAACAAAAGGCTTTCGCCCTACCTGCAAAGGGAGGTTGAAGCTTTAGGCTATGAGCCGGTCCGCGTTTTCCCTACCGGGGTCGAACTAAAAGGAACCGTTACAGATACCATTCCGCTTAACCTGAACCTGCGCTGCGCAAGCCAGGTCCTGTATTCGTTAAAAACGTTTACCGCCCGCGACCCAAAAGAGCTTTACGATGAGCTGGTATCCATTGAATGGGAAAAGCTCATTGATTTTACCGGCTATTTTTCGGTATCATCAAACGTAAATAACGAGCATATCCTTACGCCATTGTTTGCCAATGTTAAGGTAAAGGACGCCATTGTTGACAGGATTAAGTCTGTAAAAGGTATCAGGCCGGATTCGGGCCCGGAGGTTAATAAAGCTGTGGTACACCTGTATTGGCAGGATGATCGTGCCGAAATTTTCCTGGATACATCCGGCGAAACACTGGCCAAGCACAGTTACCGTAAAATACCGGGTAAGGCACCTATGTTGGAGGCTCTGGCAGCATCAACCATCATGGCTACCAAATGGGATATGAAGAGCACTTTCATTAACCCCATGTGTGGTTCGGGTACGCTGGCCATTGAAGCCGCATTGCTGGCTACAGATAAATCACCAGGTTTGTTCAGGATGAACTATGCCTTTATGCACATTTTAGGTTATGACGAAACCGTGTTTTTTGCGGAACGCCGTACTTTAAAAGATAAAGCAAAAAAGGAAACCGGCTTTAAGATCATAGCCTCCGATATTTCGGAAGATGCGGTTGATATTGCCCGAAAAAATGCCAGGACAGCCGGTGTAGAACATTTAATTGATTTTGCCGTTTGTGATTTTGAGGATACCGAGGTGCCTGAGCAACCGGGCATAGTGATGTTTAACCCTGAATACGGCGAGCGTTTGGGTGTGCACACAAAACTGGAGATTACCTATAAGCGTATGGGCGATTTTATGAAAAAGAAATGCCTTGGGTATGATGGTTATGTTTTTACGGGCAATCCCGACCTGGCCAAGAAGATAGGCCTGAAAGCTGCCCGCAAAATTGAATTTTATAATGGTAAGCTTGATTGCCGCCTGTTTGAGTACGAGTTGTACCTGGGCAGCAAACGCGAACCAAAAGAAGAAAATTAA
- a CDS encoding YciI family protein — MNEFLLVIHRDLKSKDASPSPEQMQAAIKPFQDWIGGIAAQNKLVAPPKRWDGDGRVIKQNTVVNGPYAEIKESIGGLLMIRAEDYDDAVEIAKGCPVLQWGATVEVRMAVPTV; from the coding sequence ATGAATGAGTTTTTGTTAGTGATCCACAGGGATCTGAAAAGTAAGGATGCCAGCCCTTCTCCTGAGCAAATGCAGGCGGCAATCAAACCCTTCCAGGATTGGATAGGCGGCATCGCCGCCCAAAATAAATTGGTTGCTCCGCCTAAACGCTGGGATGGCGATGGCAGGGTGATCAAACAAAATACGGTTGTCAATGGCCCTTATGCCGAAATCAAGGAATCGATAGGCGGCCTGTTAATGATCAGGGCCGAAGATTATGACGATGCTGTTGAAATTGCCAAAGGCTGCCCGGTATTACAATGGGGAGCAACTGTTGAAGTACGAATGGCTGTGCCTACTGTATAA
- a CDS encoding carboxymuconolactone decarboxylase family protein, producing MEKRLSMWEKGQNALKPLFGMGAYIKKASIEAALLELVNFRVSQINKCAFCLDMHYKDARANGETEQRLYGLSAWEESPYYTDRERAAFAWAEAVTACHVIDAVYATAKAQFSDEELIDLTMAVTTINTWNRINLSFPNIPGAYQVGQFA from the coding sequence ATGGAAAAAAGACTTAGCATGTGGGAAAAAGGACAGAATGCCTTAAAACCGTTATTTGGCATGGGAGCTTATATCAAAAAAGCATCAATTGAAGCAGCCCTTCTTGAATTGGTAAATTTCAGGGTATCGCAAATTAATAAATGTGCTTTCTGCCTGGATATGCACTATAAAGACGCGCGTGCAAATGGCGAAACCGAACAACGCTTATATGGATTAAGCGCCTGGGAAGAATCGCCATACTATACAGACCGTGAAAGGGCGGCTTTTGCCTGGGCAGAAGCTGTTACCGCCTGCCATGTGATTGATGCCGTATACGCTACCGCAAAAGCACAGTTTAGCGATGAGGAACTGATTGACCTTACCATGGCCGTTACAACCATCAACACATGGAACCGCATCAACCTGTCGTTCCCCAATATTCCGGGGGCTTACCAGGTTGGTCAGTTTGCTTAA
- a CDS encoding helix-turn-helix domain-containing protein, whose amino-acid sequence MKDMLNFKIKAIAANIRHTREGLNYTQEYLAAKLGISQNAYSKIELGYTKITVERLFQIASILEVEVAGLINTEKTAAA is encoded by the coding sequence ATGAAAGATATGCTAAATTTTAAGATCAAGGCCATAGCCGCTAACATCAGGCATACCAGGGAAGGACTAAATTATACCCAGGAATACCTTGCGGCCAAGTTAGGTATATCGCAAAATGCCTACAGTAAAATAGAATTAGGTTATACAAAAATAACCGTTGAAAGGCTATTCCAGATAGCTTCAATTTTAGAAGTTGAAGTTGCCGGACTTATAAATACAGAAAAAACAGCTGCGGCCTAA
- a CDS encoding RNA polymerase sigma factor: MQPKELLPHLFRTEYRKIVAVLCRLFGIEHVEIAEDIVSDTFLSATENWSLKGLPDNPTAWLYTVAKNKTKNYLKRDTIFKQKLSPEIKYTTDSTGEIEIDLSTKNIADSQLAMMFTVCNPAISDESQVALALNLLCGFGIQEITDAFLANKEVIYKRINRAKEKLKEAGIQIKQPTLNEIGNRLETVLTTIYLLFSEGYYSISQNITLRHDLCAEAMRLNYQLIENPATNTPAANALFALMCFHASRFEARTNDNGAMILYEDQDESLWDRDLINKGIYHLNQASTGTVITKYHLEAGIAYWHTIKEDTPEKWENILQLYNDLLILEYSPIAALNRTFALAKTNGKPAAIAEAEKLNLNSNHFYYSLLGNLYIDVDNQKALRHYQTAMELATSANDKATMQKNFEQLRKTLNNPG; this comes from the coding sequence ATGCAACCTAAAGAGCTTTTACCTCACCTGTTCCGTACCGAGTATCGTAAAATAGTGGCAGTACTTTGCCGGCTTTTCGGTATTGAACACGTTGAAATTGCCGAAGATATTGTAAGTGATACTTTCCTGTCGGCCACTGAAAACTGGAGCCTGAAAGGTTTACCTGATAACCCTACGGCCTGGCTTTACACGGTTGCAAAAAATAAAACCAAAAACTATCTGAAACGGGACACCATTTTTAAGCAAAAGCTTTCGCCCGAAATAAAATATACTACCGATAGTACCGGCGAAATAGAGATAGACCTATCTACCAAAAACATTGCCGATAGCCAGCTGGCCATGATGTTTACGGTTTGTAACCCAGCAATCTCCGACGAATCGCAGGTGGCGCTTGCCCTTAATTTGCTTTGCGGTTTTGGCATCCAGGAAATTACCGATGCTTTTTTAGCAAACAAAGAGGTTATTTACAAACGGATAAACCGCGCTAAGGAAAAATTAAAAGAGGCTGGCATCCAGATCAAGCAGCCAACCCTGAACGAGATAGGCAACCGGCTGGAAACCGTTTTGACAACCATCTACCTGTTATTTTCGGAAGGATATTACTCTATTTCCCAAAACATCACGCTGCGCCATGATCTTTGCGCCGAAGCTATGCGGCTCAATTATCAGCTTATAGAAAACCCGGCCACCAACACCCCGGCGGCAAACGCCCTGTTTGCCTTAATGTGTTTCCACGCCTCACGCTTCGAGGCCCGCACTAATGATAACGGCGCCATGATCCTTTATGAGGATCAGGACGAATCGCTCTGGGACAGGGATTTGATTAATAAAGGTATTTACCATCTAAACCAGGCATCAACCGGAACCGTTATCACTAAATACCACCTTGAAGCAGGTATTGCCTACTGGCATACCATTAAGGAAGATACGCCCGAAAAATGGGAAAATATATTGCAGCTATACAATGACCTGCTTATTCTGGAATATTCGCCTATAGCCGCATTAAACCGCACCTTCGCCCTTGCCAAAACCAACGGCAAGCCCGCCGCGATAGCCGAGGCAGAAAAGCTGAATCTCAACAGTAACCATTTTTATTATTCACTCCTGGGTAATCTGTATATCGATGTGGATAATCAAAAAGCATTGCGGCATTACCAAACGGCTATGGAACTGGCTACGTCTGCAAATGATAAGGCTACAATGCAGAAAAACTTCGAACAGCTTAGAAAAACCCTGAACAATCCGGGATAA
- a CDS encoding acyltransferase family protein, translating to MEKLNPGILKTKQHFEILDGLRGVAAIAVVTFHFMEIAYSDYSKDFIGHGFLAVDFFFCLSGFVIGYAYDDRIGKMGVMEFFKSRLIRLHPLVVIGSVLGLLSFLFDPFSTQAITRSAGSILLLFLSSVLMIPNPTMDERYFNLFGFNAPSWSLFWEYIANIVYALVLCRLHRRYLIILAAISAVGICYVAAHSGNLMGGWSGGTFWDGGVRIAYSFTAGLLVYRYNLIIKNKLGFIGLSILLMLAFLSPFSSWNWLSEPFIVIIYFPLMVALGAGAVLNNGLRKICVFSGNISYPLYMTHYAVMWAFGNYFAAHKPDALHLAYIIIPGLIVLVTFAYLVMKVYDIPLRRYLTEKRKQAIK from the coding sequence ATGGAAAAACTAAATCCCGGAATCCTTAAAACCAAGCAACATTTTGAAATTCTTGACGGCCTGCGTGGTGTAGCCGCAATAGCAGTTGTTACATTCCATTTTATGGAGATTGCTTATAGCGACTATAGCAAGGATTTTATAGGTCATGGTTTCCTGGCGGTTGATTTTTTCTTTTGCCTTTCGGGATTTGTAATTGGCTACGCTTATGACGACAGGATTGGAAAGATGGGCGTCATGGAGTTTTTTAAGTCGAGGCTTATCAGGCTGCATCCGCTTGTTGTTATAGGATCAGTATTGGGTTTGTTAAGCTTTTTGTTTGATCCATTCAGTACCCAGGCTATAACCCGGAGTGCGGGCAGTATATTGCTGTTATTTCTTAGTTCGGTATTAATGATTCCTAACCCCACAATGGACGAGCGGTATTTTAACCTGTTTGGTTTTAACGCGCCGTCATGGTCGTTGTTTTGGGAATATATAGCTAATATTGTTTATGCGCTTGTGCTTTGCCGTCTTCACAGGCGTTATCTCATTATCCTTGCTGCAATTTCGGCGGTGGGTATTTGCTATGTGGCTGCCCATTCAGGTAATTTAATGGGCGGCTGGAGCGGTGGTACGTTTTGGGATGGTGGTGTACGTATAGCCTATTCCTTTACCGCGGGCTTGCTGGTTTACCGCTATAATCTCATCATTAAAAATAAGCTTGGTTTTATCGGGCTTTCTATTTTATTGATGCTGGCTTTCCTGTCGCCGTTCTCATCATGGAACTGGCTTTCCGAGCCTTTCATAGTTATCATTTACTTCCCGTTAATGGTTGCGCTGGGAGCAGGTGCTGTTCTTAACAACGGCTTACGTAAAATATGTGTTTTTTCGGGAAATATCTCCTATCCCTTATACATGACCCACTATGCTGTGATGTGGGCGTTTGGTAATTATTTCGCGGCGCACAAACCCGATGCCCTTCACCTGGCATACATCATTATTCCCGGATTAATTGTATTGGTAACATTTGCTTATCTTGTTATGAAGGTATACGACATCCCTTTGCGCCGCTATCTTACTGAAAAACGAAAACAGGCTATTAAGTAA